In the genome of Notamacropus eugenii isolate mMacEug1 chromosome 5, mMacEug1.pri_v2, whole genome shotgun sequence, one region contains:
- the LOC140503831 gene encoding NTPase KAP family P-loop domain-containing protein 1-like produces the protein MQHCVSDKASEFGMASEPMIPSSGSEPTSPISEACFNTTKKKKRLPEDLYCETLGKILHHVKTPVTVGLYGPCRHHLSRFMERIKKYILVEAERSEESPNSQCVIQCLIQFYHQILLLWKIAMYVPEISTDETKTHYIFVPFQAWEFAGSDFLWAGLVTTLCGCIEEKYWLPLIFYKLFGIPVQDPSEAPKKRMKRWLIRIFLTFLVMILILIGLCSYIFDLDTSNTMEGLLIPGAIISMMTLWNFVRGIYAFLQNSKESINKLMNSSKVSNQLGFMHSVKEKVQVLTKFLCVLGAYNKQQIKVVLQISHLDACSPEKVMGALEALHILHSDPEAPFISILAADSKVVAESVERSRRVGSLTGSGYQYLNQFITLPFSVPHMNKEAKKNLLDEIKHSEMTDKQNYQIKKRRWQFGNHNGDFEDGRKGNRDLETSVTDQFQTIITHLKEKKIAKFLPNNQAHMERVVYTSWITLNLREQKFNDKPRLAQKQTLSMEEEVWPIKEGQKQQLQKTNWEPNNERWDQNREVHREVIAWVILANEWPCRVSWMLQCAQDDQQWREIREHSKGQNDPQPSGTKQQPTVGTQRNLTNANIPYVPEAHDSIKLEDSLGKAFVKAVAELDSIKEEVTKLMELDGDPEIFLKMLHFLDEEFRFTVQKALDYWDITTNLDGSLKRHMELIRGSRTLKQAARCQRFLPLSLLKMSTEDVCQVLEQNARALGISDTNMKQYIEKIRKENLSGRALVYSLNSEIKKTLGMTLGDWISFSISFLNVLPETNSTLAATLR, from the exons ATGCAGCATTGTGTGAGTGACAAGGCCTCGGAATTTGGGATGGCATCAGAACCAATGATTCCCA GTTCAGGGTCAGAGCCAACATCCCCCATTTCAGAAGCCTGCTTCAACACCACAAAGAAAAAGA AACGATTGCCTGAGGACCTGTACTGTGAGACACTGGGGAAGATTCTGCATCATGTGAAGACACCTGTGACTGTGGGCCTTTATGGGCCATGTAGGCATCATCTGAGTCGCTTCATGGAGAGAATTAAAA AATATATCCTGGTTGAAGCAGAGAGAAGTGAAGAGAGTCCCAACTCCCAGTGTGTTATTCAGTGTTTGATTCAGTTTTATCATCAGATTCTCCTTCTATGGAAAATTGCCATGTACGTGCCCGAAATCTCAACAGATGAGACCAAGACCCACTACATCTTTGTCCCCTTCCAGGCCTGGGAGTTTGCTGGCAGTGACTTCCTCTGGGCTGGCCTGGTCACTACCCTCTGTGGCTGCATCGAGGAGAAGTATTGGCTGCCACTGATTTTTTACAAGCTTTTTGGGATTCCTGTCCAGGATCCCTCAGAAGCCCCCAAAAAGCGAATGAAGCGTTGGCTTATACgaatttttcttactttcttggtgatgaTTCTCATTCTTATTGGCTTGTGTTCCTATATTTTTGATTTGGACACCTCTAACACCATGGAGGGACTCTTGATTCCTGGAGCTATAATAAGTATGATGACTCTGTGGAATTTTGTTCGTGGGATATATGCATTTCTCCAGAACTCTAAAGAAAGCATCAACAAACTCATGAACAGTAGCAAGGTGTCTAACCAGCTTGGCTTCATGCATTCTGTGAAGGAGAAGGTCCAGGTCCTCACCAAGTTCCTCTGTGTCTTGGGGGCATACAACAAACAGCAGATCAAGGTGGTGCTTCAGATCAGCCATCTGGATGCCTGCTCCCCTGAGAAGGTGATGGGGGCCCTGGAAGCCCTCCACATCCTCCACTCAGACCCTGAAGCCCCATTTATCTCCATCTTGGCTGCTGACTCCAAGGTTGTTGCTGAGAGTGTGGAGAGGTCCAGGAGGGTGGGCAGCCTTACTGGGAGTGGCTACCAGTACCTGAATCAGTTCAtcactcttcccttttctgtgccCCACATGAACAAGGAAGCCAAGAAGAATCTCTTAGATGAGATTAAACATTCAGAAATGACAGACAAACAGAACTACCAGATAAAGAAGAGGAGATGGCAGTTTGGAAACCACAATGGAGACTTTGAAGATGGGAGAAAGGGCAACAGGGATctggagaccagtgtcactgaccAATTCCAGACCATCATCACCCatcttaaagaaaagaagattgcTAAGTTTCTCCCAAATAACCAAGCCCACATGGAAAGAGTGGTTTACACAAGCTGGATCACCCTGAACCTTAGAGAACAGAAATTCAATGATAAACCAAGATTGGCACAAAAGCAAACACTGTCCATGGAAGAAGAAGTATGGCCCATAAAGGAAGGACAGAAACAACAGCTGCAGAAGACAAATTGGGAGCCTAATAATGAGAGGTGGGACCAGAACAGAGAGGTCCACAGGGAAGTGATTGCCTGGGTCATCTTGGCCAATGAGTGGCCTTGTCGAGTGAGCTGGATGCTCCAGTGTGCTCAAGATGACCAGCAGTGGAGGGAGATACGTGAGCATAGCAAGGGACAGAATGACCCACAGCCCAGTGGCACCAAGCAGCAGCCCACAGTGGGGACCCAAAGGAATCTTACAAATGCCAACATACCCTATGTTCCTGAAGCCCATGACTCCATCAAGCTGGAGGATAGCCTGGGAAAGGCATTTGTCAAGGCTGTGGCTGAGTTGGACAGTATCAAGGAAGAAGTAACAAAATTAATGGAACTGGATGGGGACCCTGAGATCTTCTTGAAAATGCTCCATTTCCTAGATGAGGAGTTCAGATTCACTGTGCAGAAGGCCCTCGACTATTGGGACATCACAACCAACCTGGATGGGTCCCTGAAGCGACACATGGAGCTGATCCGGGGCAGCAGGACACTGAAGCAAGCTGCCAGGTGTCAGCGGTTCCTCCCACTGTCCCTGCTGAAGATGTCCACAGAAGACGTGTGCCAGGTG CTGGAGCAGAATGCCAGAGCACTGGGCATCTCTGATACCAACATGAAGCAGTACATAGAGAAGATTCGCAAGGAGAACCTGAGTGGAAGGGCCCTGGTTTACAGCCTCAACTCTGAGATCAAGAAGACTCTGGGCATGACTCTGGGGGACTGGATCAGCTTCAGTATCAGCTTCCTCAATGTTCTGCCTGAGACCAACTCCACCTTAGCAGCTACCTTGAGATAG